Genomic DNA from Coregonus clupeaformis isolate EN_2021a chromosome 9, ASM2061545v1, whole genome shotgun sequence:
tgtaggatcttaatttgatcactcttttgttgctggaAATGCAGATGAAATTCGTGATTTACATTAATTCACTAAAAACCCGTACTAATACACGGTTATAGTAACAGTATTGCATTTTCATGTAGTCTAATTTTAGCTAGCCTAACCACTggtcaagcaacattatggactaaatgttcaaatcttgttgctgcaggattattttgctgcgacaatacgggtcaaatgaagatcctacatctgtacgtataaaatggcactctattcactaaatagggaataaggCACCATTTCTGACACACCCAATGTCTGTTCTGTTTTTGGGTAGGAGGTGAGATTACATGGCACACAGACCCATCCGACTGCAGCTGCAGCCTCCATAGCAACGGGACTGGTTGGCACTAATAAGTGAGTGTTTTGGAGCGAAAGGTCGACCACAGGTATGCATCCAATTAATAATTGACTAACCAAGAAGCAGCGAAACGAGACAAGGAACGAGAATGGCTTGTCTCTTCTTCATCTGAACCTCAAGTATGTTCCCAGTGGGGTTGAGGGTGCGGGGTATCTCTACAATCATCCAGACTATGATCTTGAGTATGAGTGTGATGTTCTCTCCTTGGAAACCCAGTTAACTCTACTCATCCAGTTTAATGATCCTAAAACAGAGCCCAAGCTCTTTACTGCAACTAATGTGCATAGATGTTTTGCTGCTATGGCTCCTGAAGGATACCTTTTAACTGCAATTACAACACAGTAGAGCTGGGACGATTAACTGAAAATTATTGACAACGACCATACCGatcacttatcgcaggcattttgctgatattgttcattacgataagtagcctataatACAGAAATGTAAATAAGTttgaaataagtttgctaatatgggtgattgttaatgggagaATTGATGGCAACAACCATAAACatgtagtagtagtttaaaggataatttaaaaaactggtgcacattaatgttataaacgtaTCGTTATCCTTATCATTATCACAACAATTCAGGTAATTTAGTGCAATATGGATTTGTGTCAATATCGCCCAGCTCTAATATACAGTGCAGTACAACTCATCTGTCAACCGACAGAAAACAAACATCAAAAGCGACTAGGGAAGAGAACCAAACTTAGCCTTCTCTAGCGGCACATTTGagagcaccagcagcagcagcactagGCCTGGGAGCACCTGTCTCAGGGGAATCAAGCCAATCCCTTCATCAGAACCATGTCCAAGGATACATGGCTTTCAGATTAACTCCATTCAAGTGTCTCTCTCCTTGGCCACAGAACCAGACCGATCAAGAACCGGGCCAGGGGGCATCACCTTCCCAGAACCCCAGCCAAGTCTGTACCTGACTTGGCACTAATAAGCCTTATGGGCTGCTTACAGGCCCTGTGACTGCctgatagagcgagagagagagagagagaggggggggcaggaGGCTTACTGACTGGTGCCCTGCCAGATCTTAAGCACAGCGCTGTCTTTGTGCTGATTTAATAACTACATAATTGAGTTAACTCCCATGTCAATTATCACAGAGCTGGCTAATTAGCCCGTGGCAGCAGTTAAGAGGAGAAAGACCATATTTCTGACCCCAACCTTCAGCCTTCAAACGTACATCAGAGCACACAAAGGCATTAAAGAGGTACAACGTGCGTACTTCGAGATGTCTATTTCCCTGGCTGGTTGACTCACAGTAGACAGGAGAGACAGTCGGGAAGGGAACCCCCTGTAACACACTTATGGAAAAAAGGATGTTAACCATTGTGCATAAGGGGGATGTATGTAAAGCTGAGGTAAAATGTGGTTCAGGTAAAGCCAATGGATTCTGAAGTGGATGACTAAACAGATACACACTTGCATGTTAAAGACAGTTTTGAGGCCTTCACCAGAGATTGATTTGCTATGTACCGTGCACTTGTTGGGCTTCTCTCCAGAGTGGACTCTCATGTGGATGAGGAGTTTGTAGCGGGCATTGAAGGGCTTGAACCTGCGTGGACACCCCGCCCAGAAGCAGGTGAAGTCTTCGCCCTTACGCTGGTCCACATGGCGCTTCTCTAtgtgcctaaccagctcctcctTTTGGTCATACACAGCACTGCAGTCCACCCAGCGGCAGCAGTGCCCCCTACTGTAGTCCTCcagctccccctcctcttcctccagcaTGGGGAACAGGGACAGGGGATGGGGCACGAGGCTGGCCCCATGCCCAGGGGGAGCTGGGGGGGCCTGAGCGACAGGGCCCTGGGACTGGGCCTGACCCTGGATGTGGCTAGGAGGTCTTTGGAGGTGGCGGTGCTGGTGAGAGTGGTAGGGAGGCGGGGGGCCCTGCGGTGGACTATCTGATCTGATGATGGTGGCCAACTCTAGCTGAAAGTGTAGAGATGGTACCAGGTCATTAGTGTTCCTGGCAGCCCTCTGTGGTGTCCCTCCCGCCTCTGGGAGACACTGCTGCTCCACCACCATGTTAGCCATCTGGCTCTCCAGCGCCCCGCCCTGCTCCAGCCTCTGCATGCGGCCACAATCCATCCCATGGTGGGGGTCACTCAGTGGGGTCAGAGCCAGCGTGGAGCCTGGGAGGCTGCGGAGGCCTGGAGGCTGAGGATAGGGGATACAGCTCCCTCTTACCCCCAGGAAGTGGCCATAGACCTCAGGCTGGAGGGGTGAAAGGGTGTGGTGGGAGGCTGGAGAGCTCCGGGAGCCATTGATGTAAGCCACCAGCGAGGTGGGCGAGGTACGAATGATGGCGTTGAAGTCGATGCCATAGCCGTCTGACAGAGGTGACATGGAGAGGGCCCTCTTTTTGGAGCGGGCTGAGTACTGCCGGGGGCTGTTGGCATCTCCCCCAAACAGGTAGGAGGGCAGGGAGGCAGAGTTGGAGATGCTGGTGCCCCCGGACATGGCAGTGCCAGGGGGCAGGCTGAGCAGCTCACCCCCATCGCTGGCCTGGGTGGAACCCTGTTGTGGGCAGAGTGGAGGAAGGACCCGGTAGCCATAGGGCCACTCCTGTCTGCCACTCAGAACTGACTGGGTCTCTGCTAGGCTCAGGGTGGTGGATGCCAGGGACTCTCTGGAGAGCAAGGACCTGAGAAACAACACATCGTACTATGTAAGTAAGTACCAGGGAAATCTCACAAATGAGTATCACAACTGTTTAATAGAGTACTGTATGTTGATTTTGTTTAGAGTAGCACAGAAATCAGTGTAATGACAAGAGTTTGGCGGTATACTCCCTCACCTAGAGTGGTGTAGAGGTTGACTCACCTGGCATCTGTGTACGGTACCACCAGGCCTTGTGGGGGTTGGGGATGTGGTACCAGAGGCTCAGAGGTGTAGGCCTGGCCCGTGACAGGAGACACTGGGCCCAGGCTCTGGACCACCATGGGACTACTGGTGACCCAGAGGTTAGCACCAGCCTGCTGGCCCAACACCTGCATACTTGGTCCTGAGACAGAGTAACCTGGTAGAGACAAGTTCACCATTAGAGGGTTGAGGGTTCACCACCAAGGTCATACTATACAGGGACATAGGAAATTAGACCATATACTTTACAAATCAAAACAGTGTCAACATTATGGGTTGGAAAAatgctttcagtgtaaactttaatgactaaaaccagatataaagtattttttataatataatctttgagaactaacaatcaccaaaataaaagctagacagtcagggagagttgaaaataaaaaaaacaatgaatttagcagtattggttttgttattatgtttgagGAAACGAACACAGACttattagccatggcaaaatgtatagaattgcaggaaataagcttgaaaactgcacaattttctctcagctccatggcaaaatttgtagaattgaaggaaattagctataaaactgattttttattttatttttaatctcAGCTCCATGtagaaatgtatagaattgcaggaaattggcaaATGCAAAAAGTTCTCTACACCAAGATGGGGTTTACTCTAAAATTCAGCCGTGCCGACTGCGGCCATTACCACGCCTCCTCCCACGCCCACCACCATAACTCCCTTTTTATCCAGAAAAAACCCTGTATTACAAAAATCATATTGAATCAGAAGTCTATATCTGAGCACTCCAGCCTCAACATTCCAGTGTTGCTGCTTGTTCTAAAGTCTTTCAATCAACATTGTTCAACACAGCTTGAAACAAGATTAAAAATAACCACTTTCGTAAGTTAATTAATTATAGAATTAAGCTATTCTAAGTAAATTATAGACAAGACAACTTGTCTATATAATAGAAAGAAGATTGTGGAGAACTCtccctgtgtgtatttgtagtgAGCGCTTCAACTACTTTAGGCTTCAATGTGGTTGTGGCATTGACATTTGCATCCAACCATTGTCATCATACTGTATCTGACACACATTTCTAGTTTGCACTGGCAGTATCTGACTTTGATCACAGTATCATCTCCATCACAGTTCACTTAACCATATTAACACAGCAACCTGTGTTTGCACACCAGGGACCTATGAGACAGACATCTTCAACAGAAATCAAACACAAACCTAACGTTTTTTGTCGTGTTCAGTAGACCCTTACGAATGATTATGAATTTCACGTGATCACATGTAaattgttccaaaaacacattttcatgtGATCACTTGctcttatgtgaagttaatgtgataagaTGTGaacatgtaaagcaacatgtgataacatgaaactacacatgtgaaaatgtgattacacgtgaagtgttccaaaaacacatgttttcacatgattttccacatgtgaaattgTGCTTTTTCTGTAAGGGGAAGCTTATGAATCCTGAAATTCCCCCCAACAAACCGATTAGatgttttttcttcctctttttccTCCTTGGCTCATTTAGGGACAAGCTTTCTGCTTGGTTAAATATCAATAAACAGGCCAGGGAGAAAGGAGGTCTGGGGAGGAGCGTAGGTTAGGGTGGGCGGACGACATTGAGGTAAAGTGAAGTATGAAGACGTCTATGTACAGTAAATCAGTGCTACTTTcaagagaggggaaaagagaggggcTGATTGAACGACTCTGCTTACAACATATCACTGTGAGCCTGTCTTCTGTTCTAGGACATGTGCACACTGGGATCTTTCAGTTGAGAGGGAAGAAGAGTTCCTCAAAAAGATTTAAGTTTTAAATAATAGTTTATGGTAGGAAACAGCAACTGGTTACTTCAATAGGACACTTCCGACTTATTTGGAGTGACATCCTCACTTACAAGTGTATCAGCAGTTAGCATGTTGAGTGATGACCACTGCTCTAAGGTCATTAAGGTCACACTATATCCTACTGATGGGACAAAGGCTGAGGCTGCTCAAGTCCATAACAGTTATCTTACATAGAAGGTCAAGATATCATCATTGGGTGTTTACCCATGTGTAAATGTATTACTCTGTATTTAACGTTGTTTATTTACAAGGCTTAGAAGAACTTACCTTTGACACCACTGTCAGAGCAGTCGGACGCCATGCCCTGATTGGTGGCTGCAAGGCTGGTGGGTGGGAGTTGAAGGGTGGGCATTTGTTGCCATGACATCTGTGAGACACCTAAAACATTTGGCTGTTTCCCATTGGTCAACACCTGCTTGTGGAGGCTCAGGGCAGGAAGCAGGACAGAACTCCCAGAATTCCCAGAGTTTGTCCTGGAGCTAAGGGGTACTTGGGAGTGTTGGacaccccctcctctgcccctgcTACCCACCGGAGAGGGGCTCAGGGTGGCACAGCATCCCGGGGAGAGGGTGGTGCGTATAGGTATCCTGATGGAGGGGGCCTGCTGTCCTGTGATCATGCCCAGCGAAGGGGGCACACCAGAGGGGGAGACCAGGAGATGACAGCCCTTACCGTTCATGTCTGACCCAGTGTCTTCTAAACAAACAGCCTTGGAGAGTTTAGGAGAAAATAATGCCTTGTCCCACAATGCTCCTCTTCTCAAAAGTAATGCTTGAGTCTGGCAGAAGAGGAAGAGCAGCAGCTAAATCAGCATCtctcggttgaatgcattcagttgtccAACTGACTATGTATCTCCTTTCCCTTTCCTGCATCTTCGGGCCCTCAGTGGTCTGTCCATATGGACAAAGGCATCTGAAATATATCAGTGAGACAGGCACATATTTATAGTAATGTGTAATAAGGGAGAACACAAACTATAACTGGCATACGGAAGAATTCACTGATATCTTCAAAACAATATGTTGccatatgtgacccgtttcaggaaactaAGTGTATGTcgtgcgtcactacttcacaggagaggcatttgaacgtggtcctctgtagctcagctggtagagcacggcacttgtaacgccaaggtagtgggttcgatccccgggaccacccatacacaaaaaaaaaatgtatgcacgcatgactgtaagtcgctttggataaaagcgtctgctaaatggcttattattattattattattaacgtaaactttttttatcaaaatgcgttttttggcagaaatgccttctggaacatgtgaactttcatgtgccttaataacaaacttgtatgccatcggTAAATACGAATaacattgttaaattacgagcctagttggtttagccatggaaaaagacaggaaccttccagctagccatgattggctgagataatgaattGGCTGGAAATGCCAAgaaatgagttcggattggtctgccatgtaacacgcttctgtctataacaaagggctgctcagtatgtgtaggcaatcctttctaacgcgtttaaaaatatatatcacaaataactgcaaaagtgttgctctccactttctggaggaccgagttttgaaatcagtggaatgcccggtggaagcagagtatgatagctaaggagatggagaaaattctggcgtttgattgcaaatgtgcggagggagtcgaaaagagaacaaaCAGAAGTCTGTTGTATAAAAATCTGCCTCCGGATTAAATCTTctaactaagggcaaccatggcatctgtgacagagagggagatgcgTCCATCCatgtaagatagtctagctagctacattttcagatattataagtttctaatttcgtcaaagtcgttttcatttcaagttaaagcatactgttagctagctagctaacgttagctgctggctcgctagctaacgttacgtgtatgatctgatattattcgtatctcagagccatttgcattgctagttatagcctaatgttagctagctagctaacattgaacctggttggttagctacctgcagattcatgcagggtagtaatgttatgagttgggattatggttcattgtttagctagctagctacatgtctaaacaaaagactactctatgcaagtaaccatttcactacaccttctgtatcctgtgcaagtgacaaataaacattgattttatttgatatagtatgtgtttaccagagacagtaatgtgaagaacgtgacctgcaccaaagtcaaattaggatataacgttaggccaaccagacagtgtccaagtaaaaaaaatatcaggtagaatgccctgcttttatttcatcacactcacatccgtaagctattttctgtaattggctcgccattaacttgtaaataatgatcttgttgtgagagtttattttcctgtaataatgaagacaaatgagctaaagtgaagacgttgtcagctatatgatatggccattatttgaactggctagccagctaacttaacattagctagctagctaacaagctagaaattaaccaaaacattgtttagaaagttgcttttagttgcctgtttgctagattgacatat
This window encodes:
- the LOC121573844 gene encoding zinc finger protein GLIS3, producing MNGKGCHLLVSPSGVPPSLGMITGQQAPSIRIPIRTTLSPGCCATLSPSPVGSRGRGGGVQHSQVPLSSRTNSGNSGSSVLLPALSLHKQVLTNGKQPNVLGVSQMSWQQMPTLQLPPTSLAATNQGMASDCSDSGVKGYSVSGPSMQVLGQQAGANLWVTSSPMVVQSLGPVSPVTGQAYTSEPLVPHPQPPQGLVVPYTDARSLLSRESLASTTLSLAETQSVLSGRQEWPYGYRVLPPLCPQQGSTQASDGGELLSLPPGTAMSGGTSISNSASLPSYLFGGDANSPRQYSARSKKRALSMSPLSDGYGIDFNAIIRTSPTSLVAYINGSRSSPASHHTLSPLQPEVYGHFLGVRGSCIPYPQPPGLRSLPGSTLALTPLSDPHHGMDCGRMQRLEQGGALESQMANMVVEQQCLPEAGGTPQRAARNTNDLVPSLHFQLELATIIRSDSPPQGPPPPYHSHQHRHLQRPPSHIQGQAQSQGPVAQAPPAPPGHGASLVPHPLSLFPMLEEEEGELEDYSRGHCCRWVDCSAVYDQKEELVRHIEKRHVDQRKGEDFTCFWAGCPRRFKPFNARYKLLIHMRVHSGEKPNKCTFEGCQKAFSRLENMKIHLRSHTGEKPYICQHPGCHKAFSNSSDRAKHQRTHLDTKPYACQIPGCVKRYTDPSSLRKHVKSHSSKERQLRKKLRSSIDMSQEALTDCLTIQPLQPSLSPLDMIDSKLGQSPIPSLDLYTDLLTSGQSSHCVSLSIPVPPAVPQDQPSSNGSHLALLRPQQDSYRFVDRSTHHLNPGSHQHQLPGPSSPHTHHPTGLSLKTSTPLNHPSHTPVVNTDQHPGFSGQIQMVYSPSYNNGTHKSTKQTNFCHLMEIPEFDESLAPTFTTQNRLDISQRALSGLTVYDLQGASQDLLVNPVPVMSEDAYLHVSAVDRCPSQLSCIYTEG